The Microcoleus sp. FACHB-831 DNA window AGATTGTGAGACATGATTTAAGTTTCCTCGCTTGGGTTGGTTAACTTAAATTTATTAAGACATGGCTTTTTATGATTGCCTATCGATAAATGTAGATTGCTGTAGATGTAGATTTTTGTAGATTGAAGTAGAGAAAGGGCAAATTGGTAATGACATTTGCCATAGCTGCGCTTTAAGATAAAAGAAGTTAGGGGAGGATGAATTGGGGATGAATTTACCTAGATATGAAGATTACGAGGGAGAGTTCCTCGATGCGATGGCAACCCGTTTTGGCTTTACGGGTAAGAATAGCCTGATATTTGAGAAACGTTTTCTGGAAGACAATAGAGAAGTAACTCACGAAGGATTAGTTGCTAATTCTAAGTTTGCAGAAAAGTTGATTGAGGGAACCAAAAACGGTGATGCTGCTCGCATTTTTCGTCAGCAGTTGGCTGCAATTTGTGACAAACTGGAAGCGGCGGGGTGTCCTCCTCCTAGTAATGGCGATAGTCGTTGGGCAAATGCTAAATGCTGGCTGCGCGAGGTAGTATTTCCCCAATGGGCGAAAGAGCAAGGTTTAGTAACTCCTCCACCATTTACTATTGACAAAATTTGGCAACAACTGAAAACAAAGGCGATTGATTCTAACCTATTAGAGGTGGTGATAGGTAAAGAGTTGCGTGAATTGCCTACTTTGGGAAATAGGCGTAACAATTCCCGCAAATCTGTACCTCTGAATAGTGATATTAAATATCAGGTGAAGGTTGAACGCGAAGGATACTTAATATTATTGGAGAGGGAACCATCGGGCGTGGTTTGTTGTTTGTGTCCTTCGGAATATGCGCCTAA harbors:
- a CDS encoding DUF4384 domain-containing protein yields the protein MNLPRYEDYEGEFLDAMATRFGFTGKNSLIFEKRFLEDNREVTHEGLVANSKFAEKLIEGTKNGDAARIFRQQLAAICDKLEAAGCPPPSNGDSRWANAKCWLREVVFPQWAKEQGLVTPPPFTIDKIWQQLKTKAIDSNLLEVVIGKELRELPTLGNRRNNSRKSVPLNSDIKYQVKVEREGYLILLEREPSGVVCCLCPSEYAPNSRCATGVMVLPQYPPSPYSTFGSDEVGREQILAVITQKLPPIDWLKKSKDEALELDRDHLYGLLEYVEGNRDCQVLWTEYSVV